DNA from Marinilabiliales bacterium:
GTTTTCAACAAACCCGTGCATGCCCTGTCCGATCATTCGCAGACCCTTTTGGAGGGCCTCCTCAAAGTTGCGCCCAATGGCCATTACCTCTCCAACGCTTTTCATGCTGCTCCCGATCTCCTTTGAAACGCCACTGAATTTACCCAGGTCCCATCTCGGGATCTTTACTACCACGTAGTCAAGCGCAGGCTCAAAGAATGCAGGGGTGGTGCGTGTGACCATATTCTTAAGCTCATGCAGCCCGTACCCCAGCGCAAGTTTTGCAGCGATAAATGCAAGCGGGTACCCAGTGGCCTTGGAGGCAAGTGCACTTGACCGGGACAGCCTTGCATTCACTTCTATAACCCTGTAATCTTCAGACTTAGGGTCAAGCGCGTATTGCACATTACATTCACCTACAATGCCTATATGCCTTACTATGCTTATAGCAATCTCCCTTAGCTTATGATATTCGTTGTTGGTAAGTGTTTGCGAAGGGGCCACCACAATGCTCTCACCTGTGTGAATACCCAGGGGGTCAAAGTTTTCCATGTTACATACGGTGATGCAGTTGTCATACTGGTCACGCACCACCTCGTATTCTATCTCCTTCCACCCTTTAAGCGACTTCTCCACAAGGATCTGTTCTGTATGGGCGAATGCTTTGTTGGCAAGGCTTTCAAGTTCATTAACATTGTTGCAGAATCCGCTTCCCTGCCCCCCCAGCGCATAACCGGCCCTTATTATTACCGGGTATCCAAGCTTTTCAGCGGCTTTTTTTGCATCTTTCAGGTTGGTTACTGCCGTGCTGTTTATTGTTTTTACACCTATCTCATTCAGTTTATTAACAAAAAGCTCGCGGTCTTCCGTATTCATAATTGCTTCAACCTGGGTACCCAGGACGCGGACCCTATTCTTTTCCAGTACCCCGCTACGGTAAAGTGCAACTCCGCAGTTCAATGCCGTCTGTCCTCCGAAAGCCAGCAGAATTCCCTGCGGCTTCTCCTTTTTGATCACCTTCTCAACAAAAAAAGGTGTGACGGGAAGGAAATAGATGGTGTCGGCAATGCCTTCCGAGGTCTGGACGGTTGCAATATTGGGATTTATCAGGACGGTGTGTATCCCCTCCTCCTTAAGGGCCTTGAGGGCCTGTGACCCTGAATAGTCAAATTCTCCCGCTTCACCAATTTTAAGGGCTCCGGAGCCTATTACAAGGACTTTTTTTATTTTCTTGTCGATCTTCATTTTACAGGGCAGATTATCGTTTGATTATTGGTTATTAACCGGGCCGGCCCGAAATGTGCCATACCCGGGAAAGCAAGTAGTTGAATCAGCGAAAAAGCGGACCGGTTTCTCATTTTTTACTTTTTTTGAGCATCCCGGCAAATTCATCAAAGAGAAAATCAGTGTCTGTCGGACCGCTGGCCGCTTCCGGGTGAAACTGTGTGGAGAAGAAAGGCTTCTTTTTGTGCTTTATGCCCTCATTTGTATTGTCATTGAGATTCACAAAGAACTCTTCCCACTCTTTACCCAGTGAACCCATGTCACTGGCATAACCGTGGTTCTGCGATGTGATGAAACACCTGTTGGTATTCTTCATCAGCACTGGCTGGTTGTGGCTTCTGTGGCCGTATGGCAGCTTGTAGGTATTGCCGCCGGCAGCAAGTGCCAGGAGCTGGTTGCCAAGGCAAATGCCGAATACAGGCTTGTCACCTTCCAGTGCTTTAGAGAGGTGCTTGATAGCAGGGGTGAGTATCCGCGGATCACCCGGGCCGTTCGATATGAACAACCCGTCATAGTCCATTCCGTGGTAGTCGTAATCCCACGGCACCCTTATAACCGTAATGTCCCGGTGCATCAGCCTCCTTATGATATTTGACTTTACTCCGCAATCAACAAGCACCACTTTGTAGCTGCCTTTTCCGTAAGTAATTACTTTTTTGGTGCTTACCTTTTCCACCATATTCATCTTGTCAGTCTCAACAAAAGCCGTGTCGACATTGTCAAAGATCAGTTTTCCCGGCATAACC
Protein-coding regions in this window:
- the carA gene encoding carbamoyl-phosphate synthase (glutamine-hydrolyzing) small subunit, which codes for MTGKHNYQGLAADLHKPVQLILQDGTVFSGQSFGYRQSLSGEVVFNTAMSGYPESLTDPSYEGQILVLTYPLIGNYGVPPMHKEGGLLRHFESEKIHITALVISEYSFESSHWNSWKTLSRWLIENKIPAISGIDTRALTTHLREHGVMPGKLIFDNVDTAFVETDKMNMVEKVSTKKVITYGKGSYKVVLVDCGVKSNIIRRLMHRDITVIRVPWDYDYHGMDYDGLFISNGPGDPRILTPAIKHLSKALEGDKPVFGICLGNQLLALAAGGNTYKLPYGHRSHNQPVLMKNTNRCFITSQNHGYASDMGSLGKEWEEFFVNLNDNTNEGIKHKKKPFFSTQFHPEAASGPTDTDFLFDEFAGMLKKSKK